Proteins from a single region of Gemmatimonadota bacterium:
- a CDS encoding DUF5069 domain-containing protein has protein sequence MDKLSSAVDFRPRSRQLYMGDMPWLPRITDKARAKLRGCIGDYVYP, from the coding sequence ATGGACAAACTCAGTTCCGCCGTCGATTTTAGACCGCGCAGCCGTCAGCTTTACATGGGCGACATGCCCTGGCTCCCGCGCATTACAGATAAAGCCCGCGCCAAATTGCGAGGCTGCATCGGTGACTACGTCTATCCGTGA
- a CDS encoding chondroitinase family polysaccharide lyase codes for MAQNTPWHYSFEETTLSAAYRADAGSEVSLSARRYKGGTQSLKWAWQNNGRLVFTDPVTQRNRTLNGFRAWVYNEEALDEVLTFGFGTESELAANNPRYQFEFGLNFTGWRAMWIHLRDDARNNSYTGPRNGRVTAFEIRAPNSGAVYLDLMELVERIDSRRSPDAQVPFVNGGINTSGDKTREYRWSLNRLPGPLPSQITDDERRAFDKIARRYEAWVLGNGVKDDEREPVRIRLNELTAYIRRGHSNLANYEIRREDDLILGKPLFAARSSYRPYFQSVFQNVLLRLVLDYRLNGNVEARDRVIDVFDYLHDQGWADGSGVGAMHHEFLRIASYAHAVYLMRDILGDTNRLERELASLKWYSMFGELYEENWDPGTNADFLRSVAMYRLLCILMMDDSPEKVANMRRYVVWLNNALDIAPGWLDTIKPDFVGFHHRGIYANAYAPNAFHVASVLVYLLHDTPFSVGDDKRDNLKQALLTSRIMANAYDISTAINGRFPLNTTVTDGLLPAYMYVALSYPSVDAELAGTFMQLWRPQSQLLIEGLFEQVASRIMYLHTPGAMQMMMDFASAGYPPIAAPSGHWTLPYGALSIHRRGDWMVSMKGWSKYVWDYESSAGGENQLGRYLSYGSMLIYASGDPVTREASGIVRDGWDWSMWPGTTVIRLSHEQLKHEGRDRNFSDETFVGGVNLEGQNGVFALRLHDTRFNTSFRAVKTVFCFDDVLICLGSGIENNDGGHATVTPLFQVSISEDRSTGVNGERVRGIPYMFEGIKGQRAWLMDSRGNGYVIPDGEGLQVQRQVQAPGDFEDAGGVGAFELAYLDHGPMPQGKSYEYAVLVQRSPDRVRAFANAPEYDVWQRDGDAHIVHHQGMKATGYALFDKDARPIGGPVEGVSLPSLVMAREVGDGVLLSVADPDFGWDWKIQTPHRQDGSLIVNQPSEPRKVEVTMRGKWRLDQSYDLAEIVEESEDQTVVAFICQDGESVEVKLISGTGVSVANLDFDGDGAVGFTDFLLFTGKFGLSEGDAGFDAKYDLDGNGVVGFSDFLIFTQGFGKPVGGKPVALRNGGERLGS; via the coding sequence ATGGCACAGAATACACCGTGGCACTACAGTTTTGAGGAAACGACGCTGTCGGCAGCCTATCGGGCAGATGCAGGCAGTGAGGTTTCGCTTTCGGCGAGGCGTTACAAGGGAGGAACGCAATCTCTGAAGTGGGCATGGCAGAACAATGGCCGGCTTGTGTTCACGGATCCAGTAACACAACGCAATCGGACGCTGAACGGTTTTCGGGCGTGGGTGTACAACGAGGAGGCACTCGATGAGGTGCTGACGTTTGGGTTTGGTACGGAATCCGAACTGGCGGCAAATAATCCGCGCTACCAGTTTGAGTTTGGCTTGAATTTTACGGGCTGGCGGGCGATGTGGATCCATTTGCGGGATGATGCGCGGAATAATTCTTATACGGGTCCGAGAAATGGACGGGTGACGGCGTTTGAAATTAGGGCACCGAATAGCGGGGCTGTGTATCTGGATTTGATGGAGTTGGTAGAAAGAATTGACTCCAGGCGATCTCCCGATGCACAGGTTCCATTTGTGAATGGAGGTATAAATACAAGTGGCGATAAAACCCGCGAATATCGATGGAGTCTGAATAGATTGCCGGGTCCGCTTCCTTCGCAGATTACCGATGATGAGAGACGGGCTTTTGATAAGATTGCCCGACGATATGAGGCATGGGTTCTGGGCAATGGGGTGAAGGATGATGAGCGGGAGCCTGTGAGGATTCGGCTCAATGAACTTACAGCCTATATAAGGCGTGGGCATAGCAATCTCGCAAATTACGAGATTCGACGCGAGGATGACCTCATTCTGGGTAAACCCCTGTTTGCGGCTCGGTCATCCTACAGGCCCTATTTTCAGAGTGTTTTTCAGAATGTCTTGTTGCGTCTGGTGCTGGATTATCGGTTGAATGGGAATGTGGAGGCACGTGATCGGGTGATAGATGTTTTCGATTATTTACACGATCAGGGGTGGGCAGATGGCAGTGGTGTTGGGGCGATGCATCACGAGTTTTTGCGGATTGCGAGCTATGCCCACGCGGTGTATTTGATGCGGGATATTTTGGGTGATACGAATCGACTGGAACGGGAATTGGCGAGTTTGAAATGGTATAGCATGTTTGGCGAGTTGTATGAAGAGAACTGGGATCCGGGCACGAATGCGGATTTTTTGCGTTCGGTGGCGATGTATCGGTTGTTGTGCATTTTGATGATGGACGATTCGCCCGAGAAGGTGGCGAATATGCGCCGCTATGTTGTATGGCTGAATAATGCGCTGGATATTGCGCCGGGGTGGTTGGATACGATTAAGCCGGATTTTGTGGGTTTTCACCATCGGGGTATTTACGCCAATGCGTATGCGCCAAACGCCTTTCATGTGGCTTCTGTGCTGGTGTATTTGTTGCACGATACGCCTTTTTCAGTTGGGGATGATAAGCGCGATAATTTGAAGCAGGCGCTGTTGACGTCCAGGATTATGGCGAATGCGTATGATATTTCAACGGCCATTAACGGGCGCTTTCCGCTCAATACAACGGTAACGGATGGTCTTTTGCCGGCGTATATGTATGTGGCTTTGAGTTATCCTTCGGTGGATGCAGAATTGGCTGGTACGTTTATGCAGCTTTGGAGACCTCAATCGCAGTTGTTGATAGAAGGTTTGTTTGAACAGGTAGCTTCGCGGATTATGTATTTGCACACGCCAGGTGCGATGCAGATGATGATGGATTTTGCAAGTGCGGGATACCCGCCGATCGCTGCACCTTCTGGGCACTGGACATTGCCTTATGGTGCGTTGTCCATTCATCGACGCGGGGACTGGATGGTGAGTATGAAGGGGTGGAGCAAGTACGTGTGGGATTACGAGTCGTCAGCCGGTGGGGAAAATCAACTCGGTCGTTATTTGAGCTATGGTTCGATGCTGATTTACGCCAGTGGCGATCCGGTCACGCGTGAGGCGAGTGGGATTGTTCGGGATGGATGGGATTGGAGTATGTGGCCGGGTACGACGGTGATTCGCCTGAGTCATGAGCAACTCAAACACGAGGGGCGTGACCGCAATTTTTCGGATGAGACTTTTGTGGGTGGGGTGAATTTGGAGGGACAAAATGGTGTGTTTGCATTGAGATTGCACGATACGAGATTCAATACGAGTTTTCGGGCGGTTAAGACGGTGTTTTGTTTTGATGATGTGCTAATTTGCCTGGGTTCGGGTATAGAGAATAATGATGGTGGTCATGCGACGGTGACGCCGTTGTTTCAGGTGTCTATTTCTGAGGATCGTTCTACGGGGGTGAATGGGGAGCGTGTGCGGGGGATTCCATATATGTTTGAGGGGATAAAGGGGCAGCGAGCGTGGCTGATGGATTCACGGGGTAATGGCTATGTGATTCCAGATGGTGAGGGTCTGCAGGTGCAGCGCCAGGTGCAAGCACCCGGGGATTTTGAAGATGCTGGGGGTGTGGGGGCTTTTGAGTTGGCGTATCTGGATCACGGTCCTATGCCTCAGGGTAAGTCCTATGAATATGCCGTGTTGGTTCAGAGGTCGCCGGATAGGGTGCGTGCGTTTGCCAATGCGCCGGAATACGATGTGTGGCAGCGAGATGGTGATGCACATATTGTGCATCATCAGGGGATGAAGGCGACGGGTTATGCGCTGTTCGATAAGGATGCAAGGCCAATAGGTGGTCCGGTTGAGGGTGTGTCTTTGCCGAGTTTGGTGATGGCTCGCGAAGTGGGTGATGGGGTATTGCTTTCGGTTGCTGATCCGGATTTTGGGTGGGACTGGAAGATTCAGACGCCGCATCGGCAAGATGGTTCGTTGATTGTCAATCAGCCGAGTGAGCCTCGGAAGGTAGAGGTGACGATGCGCGGAAAATGGCGTCTGGACCAGTCATATGATCTGGCAGAGATTGTAGAGGAGAGCGAAGATCAGACGGTTGTGGCGTTTATCTGTCAGGATGGCGAGAGCGTAGAGGTGAAACTGATATCGGGAACAGGTGTGAGTGTTGCAAATCTGGATTTTGATGGGGATGGTGCGGTCGGGTTTACGGATTTTTTGCTCTTTACCGGCAAATTTGGTCTGTCGGAGGGTGATGCGGGTTTTGACGCAAAATACGATCTGGATGGCAATGGTGTGGTGGGGTTCAGCGATTTTCTGATTTTTACACAGGGATTTGGCAAACCGGTGGGTGGAAAACCAGTGGCTCTCCGAAATGGAGGAGAAAGGTTGGGGTCGTGA
- a CDS encoding iron ABC transporter permease, translating into MRRFDLNLPTLIFLVGLIGFFALFLFYPLWYAFVQSLVVDGRFTFAFYELMVTSPVYQEAILNSFRLGMITTIATTLLSLPLAFLLVRYNFAGKGFLNGLILVPMVLPPFVGAIGMKQMFARFGSINLLLLDLGLIDQPVDWFGGGGFVGVVILEVLHLYPIMYLNVAAALANVDPSLEEAARNMGSSGFRLFRTVTFPLMLPGYFAGAIIVFIWAFTDLGTPLIFNYRQVVAVEIFNSIEDINENPMAYALVVFVLLLTVFFFYLSKAMLGNRRYEMIARGYISSGSRPASRGMTVLIYAAMLSLTGIALIPHMSVFLTSIAERWFMAVLPQETTGRFYTMVFEHPMSLSSIEMSLMLSVLSTTLDIVLGIAIAYLLTRTRIPYKGVLDAMAMLPLALPGLVLAFGYLAGYSGTFLDARHYPVPLLVIAYAVRRLPYMVRAAYAGFQQTSVTLEEAAQNLGASRLRTLFQITFPLILANLVAGGILCFAFAMLEVSDSLILALKDEYYPITKAIYALMGRIADGAYLASAMGVFGMVLLIVSLFLAGRFLGRRMGELFRA; encoded by the coding sequence ATGAGGCGGTTTGATCTCAATTTGCCCACGCTCATTTTTTTGGTGGGGTTGATCGGCTTTTTTGCGTTGTTTTTGTTTTATCCCCTGTGGTATGCCTTTGTGCAGTCGCTGGTGGTCGATGGCAGGTTTACGTTTGCGTTTTACGAGTTAATGGTGACGAGTCCGGTCTATCAGGAAGCTATCCTCAATAGTTTTCGGCTGGGGATGATTACGACTATTGCGACTACGTTGCTCAGTTTGCCTCTGGCATTTTTGCTGGTGCGATACAATTTTGCGGGTAAGGGGTTTCTCAATGGTCTGATTCTGGTGCCTATGGTTTTGCCCCCGTTTGTAGGGGCTATTGGCATGAAGCAGATGTTTGCGCGTTTTGGTTCGATCAATTTGCTACTTTTGGATTTGGGGCTTATCGATCAGCCGGTAGATTGGTTTGGCGGCGGTGGTTTTGTGGGGGTGGTGATTTTAGAGGTGCTGCATCTCTATCCCATTATGTATCTCAATGTGGCCGCTGCTCTTGCCAATGTCGATCCGAGCCTGGAAGAGGCGGCGCGCAATATGGGCAGTAGCGGGTTTCGTCTTTTTCGCACGGTGACATTTCCGCTGATGTTGCCGGGCTATTTTGCCGGGGCGATTATTGTTTTTATCTGGGCGTTTACCGATTTGGGAACGCCGCTTATTTTTAATTATCGCCAGGTTGTGGCGGTCGAGATTTTTAATTCTATTGAGGATATTAACGAAAATCCGATGGCTTACGCGCTGGTTGTCTTTGTGTTGCTTTTGACGGTCTTTTTCTTTTATCTGTCAAAGGCGATGCTGGGCAATCGCCGCTATGAGATGATTGCGCGAGGGTATATCAGTTCGGGGTCGCGCCCGGCTTCTCGCGGGATGACGGTGTTGATTTACGCCGCGATGCTGTCGCTTACGGGTATTGCTCTGATTCCGCATATGAGTGTGTTTTTGACGTCTATTGCCGAGCGCTGGTTTATGGCTGTGTTGCCCCAGGAGACGACCGGGCGATTTTATACGATGGTTTTTGAACACCCGATGTCTCTGTCCAGTATTGAGATGAGTCTGATGTTGAGTGTGTTGAGTACGACGCTGGATATTGTTCTGGGTATTGCCATTGCCTATTTGTTGACGCGCACCCGCATCCCGTATAAGGGCGTTTTAGATGCGATGGCGATGTTGCCTTTAGCTCTGCCCGGCCTGGTGCTGGCTTTTGGGTATCTGGCGGGATATTCGGGCACTTTTTTGGATGCGCGGCACTATCCCGTGCCACTGCTGGTTATTGCCTATGCGGTGCGGCGGTTGCCCTATATGGTGCGCGCGGCGTATGCGGGTTTTCAGCAGACGAGTGTGACGCTGGAAGAGGCGGCTCAGAATTTGGGGGCTTCCCGGTTGCGCACACTTTTTCAAATTACATTTCCGCTGATTTTAGCCAATCTGGTGGCTGGCGGTATTTTGTGTTTTGCGTTTGCAATGCTCGAGGTGAGCGATAGTTTGATTTTGGCACTCAAGGATGAGTACTATCCCATCACAAAAGCGATTTACGCGCTTATGGGGCGCATTGCAGATGGCGCGTATCTGGCCAGTGCGATGGGTGTTTTTGGTATGGTGTTGTTGATTGTGAGTTTGTTTTTAGCCGGGCGATTTTTGGGCAGGCGCATGGGCGAGTTGTTCCGCGCTTAA
- a CDS encoding ABC transporter ATP-binding protein, which produces MFGIKLENVTKRFDNVLALDRINLEIDAGEFFFLLGPSGCGKTTLLRILAGFEQPETGRVLFDARDVTAVPAHERNTGMVFQNYALWPHMTVWKNVEYGLTMRNMSQQERDQKVRRALEMVQMSGYAERSPNQLSGGQQQRVALARALVIEPGVVLLDEPLSNLDARLRLEMREQLQDLQRSLGVTMIYVTHDQKEALAMGARIAVMQMGKVAQVGTPRDVYRRPITRFVADFIGEINLISGEIKSVESEVVATTDVGDIRGQAGYEGVQAGDQVLCAIRPEAMDFLSDESGTADNVIFGRVRRAIYLGEVEQFFVELASGDQIRLIAYGATMQYAQPGDEVRLGFSKQEVVVLRDEGEERDEAV; this is translated from the coding sequence ATGTTCGGGATTAAGCTGGAAAATGTGACCAAGCGCTTTGACAATGTTCTGGCATTGGATCGCATCAATCTGGAAATTGACGCGGGGGAGTTCTTTTTTTTGCTGGGCCCCTCTGGTTGTGGCAAAACCACGTTGTTGCGCATTTTGGCGGGTTTTGAGCAGCCCGAGACGGGTCGGGTGCTTTTTGACGCGCGCGATGTGACTGCTGTGCCTGCGCACGAGCGCAATACGGGTATGGTGTTTCAGAATTATGCCTTGTGGCCTCATATGACGGTTTGGAAGAATGTGGAATACGGCCTCACCATGCGCAATATGTCGCAGCAGGAGCGCGACCAAAAAGTGAGGCGCGCCCTGGAAATGGTTCAGATGAGCGGTTATGCCGAGCGGTCACCCAATCAGCTTTCGGGAGGGCAACAACAGCGCGTGGCACTGGCGCGGGCACTGGTCATAGAACCAGGTGTTGTGCTGCTGGATGAGCCGCTTTCCAATCTGGATGCGCGATTGCGGTTGGAGATGCGCGAGCAGTTACAGGATTTGCAGCGCTCTTTGGGTGTTACGATGATTTATGTGACACACGATCAAAAAGAAGCACTGGCTATGGGTGCGCGCATTGCGGTTATGCAGATGGGGAAGGTGGCGCAAGTCGGCACTCCGCGGGATGTTTATAGACGACCGATCACGCGCTTTGTCGCGGATTTTATTGGCGAGATTAATTTGATTTCTGGGGAAATAAAATCTGTGGAATCCGAGGTGGTCGCTACAACAGATGTGGGGGATATTCGCGGCCAGGCGGGGTATGAGGGTGTTCAGGCGGGGGATCAGGTGTTGTGCGCGATTCGGCCCGAGGCAATGGATTTTCTTTCAGATGAATCTGGGACGGCGGATAATGTCATTTTTGGGCGCGTGCGGCGTGCGATTTATCTGGGGGAAGTCGAGCAATTTTTTGTTGAATTGGCGAGCGGCGATCAGATCAGACTGATTGCATACGGCGCAACTATGCAGTACGCACAACCCGGCGATGAGGTGCGACTGGGGTTTTCGAAGCAGGAGGTGGTTGTCTTGCGCGATGAAGGGGAGGAGCGCGATGAGGCGGTTTGA
- a CDS encoding ABC transporter substrate-binding protein, which produces MKSYYAIFHFALIGLLVFPCNADQLVLMSPHSDEIQNEFESAFVAFYQKTTGRDVRVEWLDIGGGTSSILRYIKSEFGRSPEGIGIDIFFGGGTAPYVDLSERGLCQPYRLSDAALNRLPAQIGGVPLYDSAYQWYGATLSGFGIVYNRRVLDILNLPIPQTWADLGAPELFSWVGSGDPRKSGSVHMAYELILQAYGWERGWEVITTMGANVRNFGQGGSYAPKEVAVGEVAYGLSIDFYAWAQVAEVGDEYVGFVMPDNLTIVNPDGIAILKGAPNLEVAQAFLEFVMSDAGQKLWFLKKGALGGPVNKQLNRFTVLPDLYTRYQSDAAVTLNPFEWRSDLIYDAELGSGRWRVLNDLIGVMVIDSQRALQAAWKDAMVDGVSEKERKVLSSVPISEAEALELEQSWADAEVRNRTMADWTDFARDKYGARDMPLSVRITNAITLFFPMGIACCVVAYLWRLRSG; this is translated from the coding sequence ATGAAATCTTACTATGCCATTTTTCATTTTGCTCTTATCGGGTTGCTGGTTTTTCCATGCAATGCCGATCAATTGGTGCTGATGTCGCCACATTCAGATGAGATTCAAAACGAGTTTGAGTCGGCTTTTGTGGCTTTTTATCAAAAGACCACAGGGCGAGATGTGCGGGTAGAATGGCTCGATATCGGGGGGGGGACGAGTTCGATTTTGCGTTATATCAAATCGGAATTTGGGCGGTCGCCCGAGGGCATTGGCATCGATATCTTTTTTGGCGGAGGCACTGCGCCTTATGTGGATTTGTCTGAGCGCGGGCTGTGTCAGCCCTATCGGTTGTCCGATGCCGCGCTCAATCGATTGCCCGCGCAGATTGGGGGGGTTCCGCTTTACGATTCTGCCTATCAATGGTATGGTGCAACGCTGTCGGGTTTTGGCATTGTGTACAATCGGCGCGTACTTGACATTTTGAATTTGCCCATTCCCCAAACCTGGGCAGATTTGGGCGCGCCGGAGTTGTTTTCGTGGGTCGGTTCGGGCGATCCGCGCAAGAGTGGCAGCGTTCACATGGCTTATGAATTGATTTTGCAGGCTTATGGCTGGGAAAGGGGATGGGAAGTGATTACTACAATGGGGGCCAATGTGCGAAATTTTGGGCAGGGTGGCTCTTATGCTCCAAAGGAAGTCGCTGTGGGCGAAGTGGCTTACGGTTTGTCCATCGACTTTTATGCATGGGCACAGGTCGCAGAAGTGGGCGATGAATACGTGGGCTTTGTGATGCCCGACAATTTGACCATTGTCAATCCCGATGGCATTGCCATATTAAAGGGTGCGCCAAATCTGGAGGTGGCACAGGCGTTTTTGGAGTTTGTGATGTCCGATGCAGGGCAGAAGCTCTGGTTTTTAAAAAAGGGTGCGCTGGGCGGTCCTGTCAATAAGCAGTTGAATCGATTTACCGTATTGCCGGATCTGTACACGCGCTATCAAAGTGATGCTGCGGTGACGTTAAATCCCTTTGAATGGCGTTCTGATTTGATATACGATGCTGAATTGGGTAGCGGGCGCTGGCGCGTGTTGAACGATTTGATCGGCGTGATGGTCATTGACTCACAGCGGGCATTGCAAGCTGCCTGGAAGGACGCGATGGTGGATGGGGTGTCAGAAAAAGAACGCAAGGTGCTGTCATCTGTACCCATTTCAGAGGCCGAAGCACTGGAGTTGGAGCAATCATGGGCAGATGCCGAGGTGCGCAATCGCACGATGGCTGATTGGACGGATTTTGCGCGCGACAAATACGGTGCTCGCGATATGCCTTTGTCTGTGCGCATCACCAATGCGATTACTTTGTTTTTCCCTATGGGTATTGCCTGCTGTGTGGTGGCTTATTTGTGGCGTTTGCGCAGTGGCTAA